The Lycium barbarum isolate Lr01 chromosome 12, ASM1917538v2, whole genome shotgun sequence genome includes a region encoding these proteins:
- the LOC132624309 gene encoding uncharacterized mitochondrial protein AtMg00810-like, whose amino-acid sequence MAMQNEYKALIKNKTWELVPRPPNVHVIRSMWIFRHKEHSDGSFERHKTRLVGDGKTQQVGVDCGDTFSPVVKSATIHTVLSLDLSNACPIHQLDVKNAFLHGELEETVYMHQPVGFRDPTHPNYVCLLKKSLYGLKQAPRAWYKRFADYVSSIGFTHSKSDHSLFIYRKGIDMAYLLLYVDDIILTTSSDDLRKSIMTLLNSEFAIKDLGPLSYFLGIADTRYAGGLFLSQKKYAEEIIERASMSFCRPSATPVDTKPKLSATSTSPFKDPSLYRSLVGALQYLTFMRPDISYAVQQICLFMHNLMEVHMNDLKRIVRYIKGTHDHGLHLYPSKPTTLISYTDADWGSCPDTRRSTACYCVFLGDNLISWSAKRQATMSRSSAEAEYRGVANVVAESCWLRNLLLELHCPIRKATLVYCA is encoded by the coding sequence atggctatgcAAAATGAATATAaggctcttattaaaaataagacgtgggagttagTGCCTCGCCCACCTAATGTgcatgttattcggtctatgtggatttttagaCATAAAGAACACTCTGACGGTTCCTTTGAGAGGCATAAAACCcgacttgtaggtgatggcaaaactcaACAGGTTGGCGTGGATTGTGGTGATACTTTTAGCCCGGTGGTGAAATCGGCTACCATCCACACTGTTCTCAGTCTAGATCTCTCTAATGCTTGTCCTATTCACCAACTTGATGTGAAAAATGCTTTCTTACATGGTGAACTTGAGGAAACTGTCTACATGCATCAACCCGTGGGTTTCCGAGACCCCACACATCCTAACTATGTCTGCTTACTAAAGAAGTCCTTATATGGCCTCAAGCAAGCTCCCCGGGCCTGGTACAAACGATTTGCTGACTATGTTTCTAGTATTGGTTTCACCCACAGCAAGTCTGATCATTCTCTATTCATCTACCGAAAAGGTATTGATATGGCGTATCTTCTTttgtatgtggatgatatcatcttAACTACCTCCTCTGATGATCTTCGCAAGTCCATCATGACACTTCTCAACTCTGAATTTGCTATCAAGGATTTGGGACCACTCAGTTATTTCTTGGGAATAGCAGATACTCGTTATGCAGGTGGTTTATTTTTATCTCAAAAGAAGTACGCCGAAGAGATCATAGAACGAGCTAGCATGTCGTTTTGTAGGCCAAGTGCCACTCCAGTTGACACCAAACCGAAGTTAAGTGCCACCTCTACCTCACCGTTTAAGGATCCTTCACTTTATCGCAGCCTGGTAGGTGCACTGCAATATCTCACGTTCATGAGACCAGACATTTCGTATGCTGTGCAACAGATTTGTCTATTCATGCATAACCTGATGGAGGTCCACATGAATGATCTCAAACGTATTGTGCGCTATATTAAGGGCACCCATGATCATGGCTTGCATCTTTATCCATCTAAACCCACCACTCTCATTTCGTATACGGATGCAGATTGGGGTAGTTGTCCGGATACCAGGCGTTCGACTGCTTGTTATTGTGTCTTTCTTGGTGATAATCTCATTTCTTGGTCCGCCAAGCGGCAGGCCACCATGTCTCGATCTAGTGCGGAGGCCGAATATCGAGGGGTAGCCAATGTTGTTGCCGAGTCTTGTTGGCTACGCAATCTGCTTCTAGAACTTCATTGTCCAATACGAAAGGCTACGTTGGTGTACTGTGCTTAG
- the LOC132624310 gene encoding uncharacterized protein LOC132624310: MTDSSSSDSTKSFFHPALTVSNIKNHIFITLQMENVQYGTWAKLFKIHAKSYRVLHHIIPPESGKEKVPKTNAEKELWLTLNATVLQWIYATISTDLLHTILEPDSTAMETWNRLRDIFQDNKNSRAVTLEHEFSHTNMEDFPNASAYCQRLKILYDQLKNVGASVSNNRLVLQMVAGLTDAYKEVGTLIRQGNPLPLLYQARSTLILEETGFAK; this comes from the coding sequence ATGACTGATTCCTCCTCATCTGACTCCACCAAGTCCTTCTTCCACCCAGCTTTGACTGTCTCCAACATCAAAAATCACATCTTTATTACTCTTCAAATGGAAAACGTCCAATATGGGACATGGGCGAAACTCTTCAAAATCCACGCCAAATCCTACAGAGTCCTCCACCATATCATTCCACCGGAGTCCGGGAAAGAAAAGGTGCCCAAAACCAATGCTGAAAAAGAGTTATGGTTGACTCTTAATGCCACAGTTCTTCAATGGATTTATGCCACCATCTCTACTGACCTATTGCATACTATCCTTGAACCCGACTCCACAGCCATGGAAACTTGGAATAGGCTGCGTGACATATTCCAAGACAACAAAAATTCTCGAGCCGTCACTCTTGAGCATGAATTTTCTCACACTAATATGGAGGACTTCCCTAATGCTTCCGCGTATTGTCAACGACTCAAGATTCTTTACGATCAACTCAAGAACGTCGGTGCTTCAGTCTCCAACAACCGCCTCGTCCTTCAAATGGTAGCCGGACTCACTGACGCCTATAAGGAGGTGGGTACACTCATCCGTCAAGGCAATCCTCTTCCTCTCTTATATCAAGCCCGTTCCACGCTCATTCTTGAAGAAACAGGCTTTGCCAAATAG